One window of the Bos indicus isolate NIAB-ARS_2022 breed Sahiwal x Tharparkar chromosome 15, NIAB-ARS_B.indTharparkar_mat_pri_1.0, whole genome shotgun sequence genome contains the following:
- the IZUMO1R gene encoding sperm-egg fusion protein Juno has protein sequence MGWWWRLLLGLWAVPPTCTGHELLNVCMNAKPHKPEPGPEAELYEECIPWKDNACCTASTSWEAHLDVSLLYNFSLVHCGLMMPDCQRHFLQAICFYQCSPNLGPWIQQVDPRWQAERVLDAPLCLEDCERWWADCRTSHTCKSNWLGGWAWSRGKPRCPEWEPCRPFPHHFPTPADLCERIWSGSFRASPERRGSGRCLQKWFEPARGNPNAEVARRFASPARSWARCPGLLAFPLLLPLLS, from the exons atggggtggtggtggcggcTCCTGTTGGGGCTATGGGCAGTGCCCCCCACGTGCACTGGGCATGAGCTGCTCAATGTCTGCATGAATGCCAAGCCCCACAAGCCAGAGCCCGGCCCGGAGGCTGAGCTCTATGAGGAG TGCATCCCCTGGAAGGACAATGCCTGCTGCACAGCCAGCACGAGCTGGGAAGCACACCTGGATGTGTCTCTGCTCTACAACTTCAGCCTGGTTCACTGCGGACTAATGATGCCTGACTGCCAGAGGCACTTCCTCCAGGCCATCTGCTTCTACCAGTGCTCCCCCAACCTGGGGCCTTGGATCCAGCAG GTGGACCCACGCTGGCAGGCGGAGCGGGTTCTGGACGCGCCCCTGTGCCTGGAGGACTGTGAGCGCTGGTGGGCAGACTGCCGCACCTCCCACACCTGCAAGTCCAACTGGCTTGGCGGCTGGGCCTGGAGTCGGG GGAAGCCCCGCTGCCCCGAGTGGGAGCCCTGCCGCCCCTTCCCGCACCACTTCCCTACGCCCGCCGACCTGTGTGAGAGGATCTGGAGCGGCTCCTTCAGGGCGAGCCCGGAGCGCAGGGGCAGTGGGCGGTGTCTGCAGAAGTGGTTCGAACCCGCCCGGGGCAACCCCAACGCGGAAGTGGCCCGCCGCTTCGCCAGCCCCGCGCGCTCCTGGGCGCGCTGCCCCGGGCTCCTGGCCTTCCCTCTGCTCCTGCCTCTCCTCTCCTGA